A single window of Kitasatospora sp. HUAS MG31 DNA harbors:
- a CDS encoding NUDIX hydrolase produces MPHSTVIGVHLGLVRQDRVLLGLRHNTPFADRTWHLPAGHLEQGESVAAGMAREAQEELGLDLDPAALRLVHVLHDLDADDRTGRLQLFFRPEEGAVATEPDNREPDRCAELRWWPLDALPDPTVPYTRRALAAISAGHPLTVHGFPA; encoded by the coding sequence GTGATCGGCGTGCACCTCGGCCTGGTCCGGCAGGACCGCGTCCTGCTAGGCCTGCGCCACAACACCCCCTTCGCCGACCGGACCTGGCACCTGCCGGCCGGCCACCTGGAGCAGGGCGAGAGCGTCGCCGCCGGGATGGCCCGCGAGGCGCAGGAGGAGCTCGGACTCGACCTCGACCCGGCCGCGCTGCGGCTGGTACACGTGCTGCACGACCTGGATGCGGACGACCGCACCGGCCGGCTCCAGCTCTTCTTCCGACCCGAGGAGGGCGCCGTGGCCACCGAACCCGACAACCGCGAGCCGGACCGCTGCGCCGAGCTCCGCTGGTGGCCACTGGACGCCCTCCCGGACCCGACCGTCCCCTACACCCGCCGCGCCCTGGCCGCCATCAGCGCCGGCCACCCGCTCACCGTCCACGGCTTCCCGGCCTGA